The candidate division KSB1 bacterium genome has a window encoding:
- a CDS encoding membrane dipeptidase: MGINKQYSGYQSFDFLEKGKDYKPYELIQGQSLFAPNLVSLSEAQEKRVNELAEKLIMISLHEHPVLFPADITETMAYGRQVRVCTAFEALSNSYWDAIFDNFMDGTALITSKAGWKWSDIIYDLGMRMCDLAHQDFIIKCEKVDDIYRANREGRIAFVPALEGAAMIENELDRIEILYGFGVRELGIAYSESNCLGTGLREPKDGGLTVFGHQAVERMNKIGMAIDCAHCSDQTSLDVIAASTKPIFLTHTGARSLWNIKRLAPDEVLKACADKGGVIGVEAAPHTTLTKNNPLHNIDSFMEHFEYIKDLVGIDHVTFGPDTLYGDHVGLHHVFAETLSIGTSQQSKKGAEKAPTYEQVEYVKGIENPTEDSHNILRWLVKHGYSEADIAKVVGENVLRVLQEVWQ; encoded by the coding sequence ATGGGAATAAACAAACAATATTCAGGCTACCAATCTTTTGATTTTTTAGAGAAAGGTAAAGATTATAAACCCTATGAGTTGATTCAGGGTCAATCACTATTTGCTCCCAATCTCGTCTCATTGTCTGAGGCGCAGGAAAAGCGAGTGAATGAGCTGGCCGAGAAACTCATTATGATTTCTTTGCATGAGCACCCGGTGCTTTTTCCAGCGGATATCACCGAAACAATGGCATATGGCCGACAGGTAAGAGTATGCACTGCATTTGAAGCGCTCAGCAATTCTTACTGGGACGCTATTTTCGATAACTTCATGGACGGCACTGCCCTCATCACTTCAAAAGCAGGGTGGAAGTGGTCAGATATAATATACGATCTGGGCATGAGAATGTGTGATCTGGCACACCAGGATTTTATCATCAAGTGTGAAAAGGTTGACGATATTTACCGGGCAAACCGCGAAGGGCGAATCGCCTTTGTGCCAGCTCTGGAAGGTGCCGCCATGATTGAAAATGAACTCGATCGCATCGAGATTCTTTATGGCTTCGGTGTGAGAGAGCTTGGTATTGCCTATAGCGAATCTAACTGTCTTGGCACCGGGCTCCGGGAACCAAAAGATGGAGGGCTCACTGTTTTCGGCCATCAGGCGGTTGAGAGGATGAATAAAATAGGCATGGCGATTGACTGTGCACACTGCAGTGACCAAACCAGCCTCGATGTAATTGCGGCCAGTACAAAGCCCATTTTTTTAACCCACACAGGTGCGCGAAGCTTGTGGAATATCAAACGGCTCGCACCCGATGAGGTGCTCAAAGCCTGCGCTGATAAGGGCGGTGTGATCGGCGTGGAGGCAGCCCCCCACACGACACTTACGAAAAATAATCCACTGCATAACATTGATTCTTTTATGGAGCATTTTGAATACATTAAGGATTTGGTTGGCATCGATCATGTTACCTTTGGCCCTGACACCCTCTATGGAGATCATGTTGGATTGCATCATGTCTTTGCAGAGACCTTGTCCATTGGTACTTCCCAACAAAGTAAAAAAGGTGCCGAAAAGGCGCCAACTTACGAGCAAGTTGAATATGTAAAGGGAATTGAGAATCCAACTGAAGACTCACACAATATTCTTCGCTGGCTTGTTAAACACGGCTATTCGGAAGCGGATATCGCAAAAGTTGTTGGCGAGAATGTTTTGCGCGTGTTGCAGGAGGTCTGGCAGTAG